The segment CACAGGTCGAGGAATCGGTGCGCATCTACGGCAAGCACACCTCAGTGCAGTCGACCGTGATCTTCGGTGGTGTCGGCATGCAACCGCAGGTCGAGCGACTGGCACGCTCGCTCGACATCCTGGTCGCGACACCGGGACGCCTGCTCGACCACGTTCAGCAGCGCACGCTCGACCTCTCGACCGTGAGCACGCTGGTACTCGACGAAGCCGATCGCATGCTCGACATGGGCTTCATCCATGACGTCAAGCGTGTGCTCGCGCTGCTGCCGAGAAAGCGTCAGAACCTGCTGTTTTCGGCCACCTTCTCCGACGACATACGGCGGCTTGCCGATTCGCTGCTGAACCAGCCACTCGAAATCGAGGTCGCACGCCGCAACGCTCTGGCAGAACTCGTGGACCAGCGGGTCTACGTGGTGCGCAAGGAAGCGAAGCGTCATCTGCTGGCACGGCTGATCAGGCATCACGACTGGCAACAGGTGCTGGTATTCACGCGCACCAAGCACGGTGCGAATCGGCTTGCAGAACAACTGAGCAAGGGCGGCATCAGCGCACTGGCGATCCACGGCAACAAGAGCCAGTCCGCACGCACGCGGGCGCTTGCCGAATTCAAGGATGGCAGCACACGGGTGCTGGTGGCCACCGACATCGCGGCGCGCGGCATCGACATCAAGGAGCTGCCGCATGTGGTGAATTTCGATCTGCCGAACGTGCCCGAGGACTACGTACACCGTATCGGTCGCACCGGTCGTGCCAGCATGTCCGGCGAAGCGATCTCGCTGGTCGCCGACGAGGATCTGCCACTGCTGGCAGGAATCGAGCGTCTGATCCGGCGCAAACTGCCGCGAGCGACGCTATCGACGGAGGATTCGGCGGAACTGGAAGCAACCGTACGCAGCGCCGGTCCCGATATCGACACACGGCCACCGCTGCCGCCGCGCAGACAGTCGCATCGCGGCACATCACACGGAAATGCGGCGCGTCGTACTGCTACTGCTGCGGGCTCGCGGGAACAAGGAAAGGCGCGCGCGGGCAGAAGCCGCTGAGGGCTTTGCCGCGCGCACCGCGAAGGACTCAGAAGTCCAGTTGCAGTTGCACCCAGATCTTGCGGGTGTCGACCGAAAAGCCGTCTTCCTTGTAGTCGGCGTATTTCAGCATGCCGGTCAGGTACTGGCCGAACTTGCGGGTCAGCGACACATCGAGTTCGTCGCCGTAGGATTTACCGCCGTCCTCGGCCTGGAAGTCGTGCCATACCACAGCGGCGGTGATGCCGGCGAACACGACCGAAGCCCCGGCGTAGCTGTCCTCGATACCGGCATTGGGCGTCGCGAGGAACATGTCGGCCCAGCCCTGGAACTTGTGCAAAGTCGCCAGCGGCGTGCGGAACGCACGCCCAGCCTGCGCCCTGTCGCCTTCGAGCACTTCCTGACCAAGCGTCAACGTGACTGCGCGCGGCAGTGCAAGCCCACCCTCCCACGTGTAGTAGTCAGCGCGGTAACCGACCGGATTGTCCGCATAGTCCTCCTGACGTGCGTACTCGAGCGTATACAGCAGGTTGACCGTCTGACCCAGCGCCTGCTTGCCGCTGAAACGCAGGCCATAGGTTTCGTTCGACTGCGCCTGCGCCAGCTTCTCTTCGATATCCATCAGGTACGCGTAGGCGCTGAGTGCGCCGATCTTCCAGCCGGTATAGCTGAGATTCAGCAGATGGATGTCGGAATCCCAGTCGCCGAGCCACGCTGCCGTGGTTCCGTCGCGAGGTCCGAATACACGGTTGACGTTGGCGATGTAGGCGTAGGTGATCGTCGTGTCCGGCAACGACTTGTTGATGAACGAACCGCCGTCGAAGGTCTGCTCGTTCTGGCGCCAGCCGACACCACCGACGAAGCGTTCGTTATCCAGCAGGATGCGCTGGCGCCCGAGCTTCAGCGTCGAGTTGCCGAAACCTGAATACGCGATCCAGGCCTGGTTGATCTCGGTTCCCTTGGGGTCACCGACGACCGAGTAATTGTTCTTCCTGTTATGGGTCGAGTTGTAGGCGTCGTCACCAATCGTGCTTATGTTCTCGACTTCGGCCTGGGCCTGCCAGCCCTCCCAGAGCTTCGTGGTGTACGTCAGACGTGATTTCAGTGTCGACGCGTGCGCGGTCCTGAGTGCGTTGTCCTGGTCCACATCTTCGTAGCGATAGCGGAAATGCAGTTTCACTTCACCGCCACGGATTGCATCGACCAGCGTGCCGCTGGCCTCCTGCGCAAAAACCGGTGCTGC is part of the Pseudomonadales bacterium genome and harbors:
- a CDS encoding DEAD/DEAH box helicase — encoded protein: MSFSALGLSDPIVRAVAEHGYTEPTPIQKSAIPAVLDGRDLLAGAQTGTGKTAGFVLPLLQRLHAQIAQSGANTRRRPSVLILTPTRELAAQVEESVRIYGKHTSVQSTVIFGGVGMQPQVERLARSLDILVATPGRLLDHVQQRTLDLSTVSTLVLDEADRMLDMGFIHDVKRVLALLPRKRQNLLFSATFSDDIRRLADSLLNQPLEIEVARRNALAELVDQRVYVVRKEAKRHLLARLIRHHDWQQVLVFTRTKHGANRLAEQLSKGGISALAIHGNKSQSARTRALAEFKDGSTRVLVATDIAARGIDIKELPHVVNFDLPNVPEDYVHRIGRTGRASMSGEAISLVADEDLPLLAGIERLIRRKLPRATLSTEDSAELEATVRSAGPDIDTRPPLPPRRQSHRGTSHGNAARRTATAAGSREQGKARAGRSR
- a CDS encoding alginate export family protein produces the protein MNQAHKSLLAMACAAVVGGAAAPVFAQEASGTLVDAIRGGEVKLHFRYRYEDVDQDNALRTAHASTLKSRLTYTTKLWEGWQAQAEVENISTIGDDAYNSTHNRKNNYSVVGDPKGTEINQAWIAYSGFGNSTLKLGRQRILLDNERFVGGVGWRQNEQTFDGGSFINKSLPDTTITYAYIANVNRVFGPRDGTTAAWLGDWDSDIHLLNLSYTGWKIGALSAYAYLMDIEEKLAQAQSNETYGLRFSGKQALGQTVNLLYTLEYARQEDYADNPVGYRADYYTWEGGLALPRAVTLTLGQEVLEGDRAQAGRAFRTPLATLHKFQGWADMFLATPNAGIEDSYAGASVVFAGITAAVVWHDFQAEDGGKSYGDELDVSLTRKFGQYLTGMLKYADYKEDGFSVDTRKIWVQLQLDF